Proteins found in one Bremerella volcania genomic segment:
- a CDS encoding amidophosphoribosyltransferase, producing the protein MSELFHECGIAAIYHLPSDEESPLCPDQGPNEVSRIMPRMLLDIQNRGQLAAGFTTFHPNRNQLIDTHRDIGTVQEVFRLSHRGKSESLMKEYAGRAAIGHVRYATCGQDDRSYAQPFERHHLVKHKWFSFAFNGQLSNYSELRDRLLADDDHHLSRETDTEIIMHELSREMTGEKRITMFEALKRAAPRFDGAYSMVMLNAYGEMLVARDPYGIKPLCYAVSGPLFAAASESVALINIGFEEDEIRNVEPGQAVTITDGKIEVKQFIESKRTAHCFFEWIYFANVASTLDNQSVYVSRTNLGEELAAIERERNDIPLDDGNTIVVPVPDTSKAAADAMAFKLGIPSREGLIRNRYSGRTFIESGSKRRRAAEIKYTPLREVLEDKRIFLVEDSIVRSTTMKVLINRLRERGGAKEIHVRVACPPIIAPCFYGIDMSTISELFAPKFMGDSYLLTEEMQEAMAQQLGADSLRYLPVDSIARAVNFSSDDLCQACITGQYPTEGGERLYQIALETKDQEANNSRTYERRAEEQAAQSTGA; encoded by the coding sequence ATGAGTGAACTCTTCCACGAATGTGGTATCGCGGCGATTTATCACCTCCCCAGCGACGAAGAAAGCCCTCTCTGTCCTGATCAAGGCCCCAATGAAGTCTCGCGGATCATGCCGCGAATGCTGCTCGATATCCAGAATCGAGGTCAACTGGCTGCTGGGTTCACCACCTTTCACCCTAACCGTAACCAACTGATCGATACGCACCGCGACATCGGGACCGTCCAGGAAGTCTTCCGCCTGTCGCACCGCGGCAAGAGCGAATCGCTCATGAAGGAATACGCCGGCCGCGCGGCGATCGGTCACGTTCGCTATGCAACCTGTGGGCAAGACGACCGCAGCTACGCCCAGCCGTTCGAGCGACACCACCTGGTGAAGCACAAGTGGTTCAGCTTTGCCTTCAATGGGCAGCTTTCTAATTACAGCGAACTCCGCGACCGACTGCTGGCCGACGACGATCACCATCTCAGCCGCGAGACCGACACCGAAATCATCATGCACGAGCTAAGCCGTGAGATGACCGGTGAAAAGCGGATCACCATGTTCGAAGCCCTCAAACGCGCGGCACCGCGTTTTGATGGGGCGTACAGCATGGTCATGCTCAATGCCTACGGCGAAATGCTCGTGGCCCGCGATCCTTACGGCATCAAGCCGCTTTGTTATGCAGTATCCGGACCTCTGTTCGCCGCGGCGAGCGAAAGTGTCGCGTTGATCAACATCGGCTTCGAAGAGGACGAAATCCGCAACGTCGAGCCAGGTCAGGCCGTCACGATCACCGATGGCAAGATCGAGGTCAAACAGTTCATCGAATCGAAGCGGACGGCACATTGCTTCTTCGAGTGGATCTATTTCGCGAACGTGGCCAGTACGCTGGACAATCAAAGCGTCTACGTCAGCCGCACGAACCTGGGGGAAGAACTCGCCGCCATCGAGCGCGAGCGAAACGACATCCCACTGGACGACGGCAACACGATCGTGGTTCCCGTGCCTGATACCAGCAAGGCCGCGGCCGACGCGATGGCCTTCAAGCTTGGCATTCCTTCCCGAGAGGGTCTGATCCGCAACCGGTATTCGGGTCGAACGTTCATTGAAAGTGGCAGCAAGCGTCGCCGCGCCGCGGAAATCAAATACACTCCACTGCGGGAAGTGCTCGAAGACAAGCGAATTTTCCTCGTCGAGGACTCGATCGTCCGCAGCACCACGATGAAGGTTTTGATCAACCGACTTCGTGAACGTGGCGGAGCGAAAGAGATCCACGTTCGCGTGGCTTGTCCTCCGATCATCGCCCCGTGCTTCTATGGCATCGACATGTCGACCATCAGCGAGCTGTTCGCGCCGAAGTTCATGGGAGACAGCTACCTGCTGACCGAAGAGATGCAGGAAGCGATGGCCCAGCAGCTTGGAGCGGACTCGCTTCGCTACTTGCCGGTCGACTCCATAGCCCGGGCCGTGAACTTTTCGAGCGATGACCTTTGCCAAGCATGCATCACCGGCCAGTACCCAACCGAAGGGGGCGAACGGCTCTATCAGATTGCCCTGGAAACGAAGGACCAGGAAGCCAACAACAGCCGTACGTACGAACGCCGAGCCGAAGAACAAGCCGCCCAATCCACCGGGGCCTAG
- a CDS encoding 50S ribosomal protein bL37: MAKPHRKLKKANHGARPANAKARKSKRKNIKT; this comes from the coding sequence ATGGCCAAGCCACATCGTAAGTTGAAGAAAGCCAATCACGGTGCCCGTCCTGCGAATGCGAAAGCTCGCAAGTCGAAGCGTAAGAACATCAAGACCTAA
- the trmB gene encoding tRNA (guanosine(46)-N7)-methyltransferase TrmB: MGRKALPKLKPDVDFSQHFFESDILETRPDLQSYFPTQQPLEVEVGTGKGLFMKNASGQCPEHNFLGIEIAFKYARFAGYKLAKEGRTNAIMLHGDGQKIFRETIPSGSLEAVHVYFPDPWWKTKHHRRRLMNEEFCQQIQRVLRPGGKLHFWTDVLDYFEMAVETLHQATTLQGPIDVEESPAEHDLDYRTHFERRMRKNDMDVFRSQFLKPGA, from the coding sequence ATGGGCCGCAAAGCACTTCCCAAGCTGAAACCTGACGTCGACTTCTCCCAGCACTTTTTCGAGTCGGACATTCTCGAAACGCGCCCGGACCTGCAGTCCTACTTCCCCACGCAGCAGCCGCTAGAGGTCGAGGTGGGGACCGGCAAGGGGCTATTCATGAAGAATGCTTCGGGCCAATGCCCTGAGCATAACTTCCTGGGGATCGAGATCGCATTCAAGTACGCTCGGTTTGCCGGATACAAACTGGCCAAAGAAGGGCGCACCAACGCGATCATGCTGCATGGCGACGGGCAGAAGATCTTTCGAGAGACGATCCCCTCAGGCAGCCTGGAGGCCGTGCACGTCTATTTTCCCGATCCGTGGTGGAAGACCAAGCATCATCGTCGCCGCCTGATGAACGAAGAGTTCTGCCAACAGATTCAGCGTGTTTTGCGTCCCGGCGGCAAGCTGCACTTCTGGACTGACGTGCTGGATTACTTCGAGATGGCCGTCGAAACGCTGCACCAGGCCACTACGCTTCAGGGGCCGATCGACGTCGAGGAATCGCCAGCCGAGCACGACCTCGATTACCGCACCCACTTCGAGCGGCGGATGCGGAAGAATGATATGGACGTGTTTCGCAGCCAGTTCTTGAAGCCGGGAGCTTAA
- a CDS encoding MMPL family transporter, whose amino-acid sequence MPKHTETSEEKSLLARPLAWGTRLVVRFPIVVLLAAFLVAGLCVFYATNHLGFKTSRLDLINQRSGFNQLWLEYLDQFGADDDVVVIIEGPGREEIVPALEDLYTQLMAQDQSFYAVLHERGLSKVREKGLHFLPETDLTKIDQQLQRLRPVMQGQWDSMGVGQLAYNLNQQLLFAQRQPESSQAQMMAEQSRQQLDRLASNLLAAMGQGESQGSVLVPPNDSLNALSQIDSDYFLANEGQLGLILLRLVKDKSELAQGKEAIAQLRSILDRFQVKYPGLKFGLTGLPVMENDEMERSQVDMTKASAISLVGVAFLFMASFGGLRHPLLAVVALLVSIAMSVGFATAFVGHLNILSVSFGVILIGLGIDFGVHYVARYLKEAEEKKTGDALVQTARDIGPGIVTGGLTTAVAFFTASLTDFTGVAELGIIAGGGLLVCLIASMTVLPASIHLADRHRNRYQLPKPLHLDWWVLPLLKTPKITLLATLVVVALLAIGVPKLRYDHNLLNLQPKGLESVQWEEKLISDTDRSVWFALSIAEDRETLLKRKEKFEALSTVNRVEEIASLMPDSSPEKLVMIEDLNRRLKKLPENVPTISVPQAAHLGQVLADSQRLLSPEDPAAQHTYRRLAQIRELLRGMPEPKYNAIISQFQQRNAGELLQWLHSLAVISNPEPPTIGDLPEALVSRFVGKNNQLLLRIYPNASIWDMDALEGFVKQVTSVDSKVTGQPLQTFYASRQMQRSYIHAAIYSLIAVMIILLIDFRSMTNTILALTPVGLGMLMLFGIQGFADIPLNPANMIVLPLILGIGIDDGVHVVHDYRRQSRGYSLGASTATGVIITSLTTMIGFGALMLADHRGLASLGRVLTIGVACCLFTSLVVLPCLLTILSGFRREVPEIDSTSSPARERPRGRKLASIPDEPKSHPHKEPSREDADSRESLDEPRPKR is encoded by the coding sequence ATGCCTAAGCATACTGAAACGTCAGAAGAGAAATCGCTTCTCGCGAGGCCCTTGGCCTGGGGAACGCGTTTGGTAGTGCGCTTTCCGATCGTCGTGCTGTTGGCGGCCTTCCTGGTGGCGGGGCTCTGTGTCTTCTACGCGACCAATCACCTGGGGTTCAAAACGAGTCGCTTGGATTTGATCAACCAGCGAAGCGGTTTCAACCAGCTGTGGCTCGAGTACCTCGACCAGTTCGGTGCCGATGACGATGTGGTCGTCATCATTGAAGGACCTGGCCGGGAAGAAATCGTCCCGGCGCTGGAAGACCTTTACACCCAACTGATGGCCCAAGATCAATCCTTCTACGCCGTGCTGCACGAACGCGGTCTGAGCAAGGTACGCGAAAAGGGGCTGCACTTTCTGCCAGAGACCGACCTGACGAAGATCGATCAACAACTGCAGCGTCTGCGTCCCGTGATGCAAGGGCAATGGGATTCGATGGGGGTCGGCCAGTTGGCCTACAACTTGAATCAGCAACTGCTCTTCGCCCAGCGTCAGCCGGAATCGTCCCAGGCCCAGATGATGGCCGAGCAAAGTCGCCAGCAACTAGACCGTTTGGCGAGCAATCTTCTGGCGGCGATGGGGCAGGGGGAATCGCAAGGCTCGGTCCTCGTGCCGCCTAACGATTCGCTCAATGCGTTGAGCCAGATCGACTCCGATTATTTTTTGGCCAATGAAGGACAGCTCGGGCTGATCTTGCTGCGATTGGTGAAAGACAAGTCGGAACTCGCCCAAGGGAAGGAAGCGATCGCGCAGCTGCGGAGCATTCTCGATCGGTTCCAGGTGAAGTACCCCGGGCTCAAGTTTGGGCTGACCGGGCTTCCGGTGATGGAAAACGACGAGATGGAACGCAGCCAGGTCGATATGACCAAGGCCAGCGCCATCAGCCTGGTCGGCGTGGCCTTTTTGTTCATGGCCTCGTTTGGTGGATTGCGGCATCCGTTGTTAGCCGTCGTGGCCCTGCTGGTAAGTATCGCGATGTCGGTCGGCTTCGCGACGGCATTTGTCGGCCATCTGAATATCTTGAGCGTTTCTTTCGGCGTAATTCTGATCGGGCTGGGCATCGACTTTGGCGTGCACTACGTGGCGCGATATCTCAAGGAAGCGGAAGAAAAGAAGACAGGCGATGCCTTGGTACAGACGGCTCGCGACATTGGCCCTGGGATCGTTACCGGCGGTTTGACGACGGCGGTCGCGTTCTTTACGGCGTCCCTTACCGATTTCACGGGCGTGGCCGAACTGGGCATCATCGCTGGGGGGGGCTTGCTGGTTTGTTTGATTGCGTCGATGACCGTGTTGCCGGCCTCGATTCACCTGGCCGATCGGCATCGCAATCGATATCAACTGCCGAAGCCGCTGCATCTTGATTGGTGGGTATTGCCGCTGCTCAAGACCCCCAAGATTACCCTTTTAGCTACGCTGGTGGTGGTGGCCCTTTTGGCGATCGGCGTGCCGAAGCTTCGCTACGATCACAACCTGCTGAACCTGCAACCCAAGGGCCTGGAGAGCGTTCAGTGGGAAGAGAAGCTGATCAGCGACACCGATCGCAGCGTCTGGTTTGCCTTGTCGATTGCCGAGGACCGCGAGACGCTGCTGAAGCGTAAAGAGAAGTTCGAAGCGTTGTCGACCGTGAATCGTGTCGAAGAAATTGCCTCGCTCATGCCCGATAGCTCGCCGGAGAAACTGGTCATGATCGAGGATCTCAATCGACGGCTGAAGAAACTGCCGGAGAACGTACCGACCATTTCCGTTCCGCAGGCCGCGCATCTGGGTCAGGTGCTGGCCGACTCGCAGCGGCTTCTTTCACCCGAAGATCCTGCCGCACAACATACCTATCGCCGCCTGGCACAAATCCGCGAACTGTTGCGCGGAATGCCTGAGCCGAAGTACAACGCGATCATCTCTCAGTTCCAACAACGAAACGCAGGCGAGCTCCTTCAGTGGCTGCACTCGCTGGCGGTGATCTCAAACCCGGAACCTCCCACCATCGGCGACCTGCCGGAAGCCTTGGTTTCTCGATTTGTGGGCAAGAACAATCAACTGCTGCTGCGGATCTATCCCAACGCGAGCATCTGGGATATGGACGCGCTCGAAGGTTTCGTCAAGCAAGTCACTTCGGTCGATTCCAAAGTGACCGGTCAACCGCTGCAAACTTTTTACGCTTCGCGGCAAATGCAGCGGAGCTACATCCACGCGGCGATTTACTCGCTGATTGCGGTGATGATCATTCTGTTGATCGACTTCCGCAGCATGACCAACACGATCTTGGCACTCACGCCGGTGGGGCTGGGGATGCTGATGCTGTTTGGCATTCAGGGATTTGCCGACATTCCTCTGAACCCGGCCAATATGATTGTGCTGCCGCTGATCCTCGGTATAGGCATCGACGATGGCGTTCACGTGGTGCACGATTACCGGCGACAAAGCCGCGGGTACTCGCTGGGGGCTTCCACGGCGACCGGCGTGATCATCACCTCGCTCACCACGATGATTGGTTTTGGAGCGTTGATGCTGGCCGATCACCGCGGTCTGGCCAGTCTCGGACGCGTCCTGACGATTGGCGTCGCGTGCTGTCTGTTCACTTCGCTGGTCGTTTTGCCGTGTCTGTTGACCATTCTTTCGGGCTTCCGCCGTGAAGTGCCGGAGATCGATTCGACCAGCTCGCCGGCACGGGAACGGCCTCGGGGACGCAAGCTGGCGAGCATTCCCGACGAGCCGAAATCGCACCCGCACAAAGAACCGTCTCGCGAGGATGCCGATTCGCGGGAGTCGCTGGATGAACCGAGGCCGAAGCGTTAA
- a CDS encoding 3-hydroxyacyl-ACP dehydratase FabZ family protein, with protein MAREDLILDPASIDFDNVIADLEAVRKTNPQRYEMEQLSGIVYDDVEAGICAGYMDIAQDAFWVRGHMPGMPLMPGVLMCEMAAQVSTWYVVVHDLMPGKRMGFGGLDEVKFRGIVRPGDRLLCVLKQTRYRPNRMLVCAFQSFVGNTMVAEGTIRGIPLPDQI; from the coding sequence GTGGCGCGAGAAGACCTGATTCTCGACCCTGCGTCGATCGACTTTGACAACGTAATCGCCGATCTCGAGGCGGTTCGGAAGACTAATCCTCAGCGATACGAGATGGAACAGCTTTCCGGCATCGTTTATGACGATGTCGAGGCAGGCATCTGTGCGGGATACATGGATATCGCGCAAGATGCTTTTTGGGTTCGAGGACACATGCCTGGTATGCCGCTCATGCCAGGCGTTTTAATGTGCGAAATGGCAGCCCAGGTCAGTACCTGGTATGTCGTGGTGCACGACTTGATGCCCGGCAAGCGAATGGGTTTCGGTGGCTTGGATGAAGTCAAGTTTCGTGGAATCGTTCGCCCTGGTGATCGACTGCTGTGCGTGCTTAAGCAGACTCGCTATCGCCCCAATCGGATGCTCGTGTGTGCCTTCCAGAGTTTCGTTGGAAACACGATGGTTGCCGAAGGCACGATCCGAGGCATTCCGTTGCCGGACCAGATCTGA
- a CDS encoding rhomboid family intramembrane serine protease: MLFPLIDENPTRRWPFVTVGLIAINTLLLLGMLGLDPLEHNRLFLEYGFVPQRFTEALHSGEAVQIDLKDLLQDSPEAREVLDKSQENSIVTLPGTMSAALGTIFSSMFLHAGIAHLVGNMWFLWIFGNNVEDRLGHVPYLLFYLLGGIFAALTHWITATSTGALIPTVGASGAVAVILGAYAVTYPKAQVRCALFLFVIFFMIDLPALVVLGIWIAFQLVQGLGALHVGLDGGVAWWAHIGGFLFGMAIMPLLSRMIPDTTYSAVLKQERSFQFDPRRHDEFRF; this comes from the coding sequence ATGCTTTTCCCACTGATCGATGAAAACCCAACGCGCCGTTGGCCGTTCGTGACGGTGGGACTGATCGCGATCAATACGTTGCTGCTGCTGGGGATGCTCGGGTTAGACCCCTTAGAGCATAACCGCTTGTTCCTCGAGTATGGTTTCGTTCCGCAGCGTTTTACCGAAGCGTTGCACTCGGGCGAGGCCGTTCAGATCGACCTGAAGGATCTGTTGCAAGATTCGCCTGAGGCTCGTGAGGTGCTCGATAAGAGCCAAGAGAACTCGATCGTCACCTTGCCTGGCACGATGTCGGCTGCGTTGGGAACGATCTTCTCCTCGATGTTTCTGCACGCAGGGATCGCGCACCTGGTAGGCAACATGTGGTTCCTGTGGATCTTCGGCAACAACGTGGAAGACCGTCTAGGGCATGTCCCTTACTTGTTGTTCTATTTGCTGGGGGGCATTTTCGCGGCACTGACCCATTGGATCACGGCCACTTCGACCGGAGCGTTGATTCCGACGGTTGGGGCCAGTGGAGCCGTCGCCGTCATCCTGGGCGCGTACGCGGTGACTTACCCCAAAGCTCAGGTTCGCTGCGCGTTATTTCTGTTCGTCATCTTCTTCATGATCGACCTGCCGGCGCTGGTTGTCCTGGGTATCTGGATCGCGTTTCAACTGGTACAGGGACTGGGCGCCTTGCATGTGGGGCTCGACGGAGGCGTTGCCTGGTGGGCACACATCGGCGGGTTCCTCTTTGGCATGGCGATCATGCCGCTGCTGTCGCGGATGATCCCCGACACGACCTACTCCGCCGTTTTGAAACAGGAACGATCGTTCCAGTTTGATCCACGTCGTCACGACGAATTCCGTTTTTAG
- a CDS encoding STAS domain-containing protein has translation MAIKYHYLRVKDVQDVVVAEFIQSSILDETAIDRVGKEFEQLILEAATAKKLLLNFRAIEYMSSAMIGKLILLNKNCKNAKIKFKVCNVTGNILEVFQIMKIGKVIDIQKDEKSAIAAFSGPSIGKWFGLS, from the coding sequence ATGGCGATCAAATACCATTACTTACGAGTCAAAGACGTGCAAGACGTCGTTGTTGCCGAATTCATCCAGTCTTCAATCTTGGACGAAACTGCGATCGATCGCGTTGGGAAGGAATTCGAGCAACTAATTTTGGAAGCCGCCACGGCCAAGAAGCTGCTGCTTAACTTTCGTGCCATCGAATACATGTCGTCGGCCATGATCGGTAAGCTGATTTTGCTGAATAAGAATTGCAAAAATGCGAAGATCAAGTTCAAAGTTTGCAATGTGACCGGCAATATTCTGGAAGTCTTCCAGATTATGAAGATTGGCAAAGTGATCGACATCCAAAAGGACGAGAAATCCGCCATCGCTGCGTTCAGTGGGCCCTCGATCGGCAAGTGGTTCGGGCTGAGCTAA